The stretch of DNA TGTAGCGAATGGTAAAACGGCTATGAAACTTTAAATTCGACCCCAGATCGTGTTATATATATACCTTATTGAATTAGTTGTCAAGAAATATTTGGTAATAGCAGTATGCTTCAGACATATATATAGCATTACCGCAAGGACACGGCTGAAATGGGGTATTGCCCTAGACTAATCGAGTCGGTGACCATAACTTGGATAGCGCCGCCCCGGTTCCTGGCGCAAAGGTATTGTACGGTGAAGTCAGGGTAAGATATCCCATGGTTGAGGGTAAACAATCAGCAGCACTCCCATAGCTTAAAAGATTGATGCTCCCATACCATACGATTCTTTGATCCATAACTGCGAACTTTTGGTGAATATTTTCTTTTAGAAACTTGGGGGAGCACGAGGGGGTCCGTGTATCCCCTCAATTCATTGAGGGGATACACGGACCCCCTCGTCCGGGCGTAAGCCCGGCAATTTCCCCTCGCAAACATAGGTTTGCTGTGATATAATAATGGTATGAAAAACCAAACTTGGAAGTCAACAGGCACAGCAGTTTACAACATCAACTATCACTTTGTATGGTCAACCAAGTATCGCAAAAAAGCGCTAACACCGCCCATCGAAGAAACCCTAAAGGCGGTTATCATTGACCTTTGCGAGGGGCACGGATATGAGCTAATCACAATGGAGGTGATGCCGGATCATGTGCATATTTTCCTATCCGCGCCCCCGAAAATAGCCCCGGCGGTAATTGCTAAAATACTCAAAGGAGCCAGTGCCAGAATGCTATTCACCCAGCGCCCGGAACTAAAGAAGAAACTATGGGGCGGTCACCTGTGGAACCCGTCCTATTACGTGGGTACCGCCGGTGACATGTCCAAAGAGACTATCCAGCGCTATATCGAAACCCAAAAGGAAGGCGGTGAAGCCGGTGCTGCTCACTGAGAAGGTCGTCCTTTCACCGACCCCAAAACAGGAACAGTGGCTCTGGCAAATGAGTATGGCCGCCACAAAGCTGTATAATATCGCCCTGCAACAGCGCAGGTGGCACTTTTACCGGCAGCACGGCACCGCCCAAAGCCTAAGTTATACTTACCAGAACAGTCAACTGGTAGAGTTAAAAAAAGCGTTCCCTTGCTTCAAACAACTTTACAGCCTGGTCGCCCAAGAGGTCCTGAGACTAGTTAACAAAGACTATCGTTCATTCTGGGGCCGTTTAAAAAACCAGCGGCTAAACGGCGATGAGGTTACTGCCAGGCCACCCCGGTTCAAAAGTGCACTTAAATACTTTACGCTACCCTATATTCAAAGCGGTTTTGAGCTGGACGATGAATATTTGGTAGTTTCCGGCGGCATGGAGTCTTATAAAACCAGCAAAGGCAAAACAAAGCGTCGTCAGCATAAAGAACGCATCAAGATCGAAGGCTACCGTAACCTGCCGGACAATATCCATAGTCTGACCATCTCCTACGAGAAGGGCAAATATTATGCCAACCTGGTGTATGAAATAACCCCTGCCAAGCTGGGCAGCGAACGTCCCCTAAAGGTTGTCGCCTTTGACCCCGGCGTTAAGACGTTCCTGACCGGGGCCACCGACAGCGGGTGCCTTATAGAGGTACACTCTACCGTTAATCGCAGCACCAGGTACTTCGACAAAGAAATCGACCTCGTAAAATCCAAACTCGACCGGTGCAAGAAAGGTTCCCGGCGCTGGAGGAGACTAAAAAAAGCACTAAGCACACTTTATCAGCGTCGCGCTGGCCAGATAAACGGTACCCTGCACGCCACAGCAAAACTACTGGCTAACAGCCGTCACGATATTATTTCCGTTGGTAATCCCAACAAACTGGGGATGGCATCAAGCGACCCGGCCAAAGGTAAAGGCAACCAACGTATCAACCGTGCCGTACAGAATAACTGGCCCCATAAGAAGTTCCTCGGCTACCTCGGCTATAAGACAGAAAGCCGCGGTAAGTATACTCACAAAGCCGACGAACGGTATAGCACCCAGACGTGCTCTAATTGCGGCAACCGGCAGAAACTCAAGCCCACGATACGCACCTACAAATGCCCCAAATGCGCTATGGTGCTAGGTAGGGACGATAACGCCGCAATCAACCTGCTGAATAACTTATTAACCAGCTTCTACAGGCCGAAAGTGAACTACAGGGACTATCGCAAGAAGAAGATATATAGCCGTACCCTAAGTGGTCAGTGGTATGTGGCCTATAAGAAGGTTGGCTAAACCTAAAAGTTATTGCCTCTTGTGGCCGGGCCATATCGAAAGGTATGTGCCGTAGCAATGCGGAAATCTCTGGGATGCTGAAAAAAGCTCCCGGCTCTAAGTTGACTATCTTGGGTTAACTTGGATGCCCCTCACTTTAGAGGGGAGGAGGTCACATCCATTATTAAGAACTTTTGGTGCTACTGATAACATTTTACCGTATGCTAAAGATTACATATTTATAATCTTATTGGGTTCTGTATTTTAAAATGGATTGGATTTATACCCGACTTTAAAGTTATTCAAGAGATTATTTTAATTGGCTTACCTTCGTTTATTATGATGTCGTCCTCCAGCTTGATGGTGGTTTCTGTTAACTGGATGCTGTTGATCTTTGGCAGCGAAATTCATATTGCCGTTTTTGGTATTATTAACCGGGTTATGGCTTTTGCCTATCTGCCTATTACTGGGATTGTGCAAGGAATGCAGCCGATCATTGGCTATAATTATGGCGCTAAATTACAGGGAAGAGTTACACAAACCTTTAAACTAGGGTTAACGTATCAACGATTATAGCCTCCATTGTTTGGGTTGTACCGATGGTTATTCCGGAGTTATTGATGAACATTTTCTCTAATGATAATCACGTAATTGCCAACGGAACGAATGCTTTAAGATTGATTTTTCTGTTAGCACCAATCATCGGCTTTCAAATGGTAACTACAGGTCTTTATCAAGCATTAGGAAAAGCTAAAACATCTTTAATGTTATCGATGTCAAGACAACTTTTGTTCCTTATTCCTATCGTTTTAACACTCCCACATTTATACGGGTTGAAAGGTGTGTGGATGTCATTTCCAATTGCGGATTTATTAGCCTTACTTTTGGCATTGATTGTTTTATTAAAGGACCGAAAAGTGTTTTTCCCCAACCTCTCCTGCGAAGGACGCCGGCGTTGATCCGGTGGTGCTAACAGATAACCGGATTGAACTTAGGCCGGTTAATACAGGGGGGCATAGGGAGAGTATTGAAATAACAGTAGGTCTGGCGGCAAGGGAAGTAATTATCCGGGACGGTATTCTGGATTTAAAGGAGAATGCCAGGTTTACCAACGCATTCCTCGGCTTAATATCCTGCCGCACTACAACCTCGTATTCCCGCACCTACAGTTCGGTAATTTCTTAATTCCTGTCCTCAAGGAAGTCCTATATAGGTATCAACACTTAACAAATCGCATCATTCGCCATAGATACCTTCTATTCCTGCCAACCTCTGCCCTAAATGGTTATTCTTGAATGATATTCCATAGTATTATCGAATTGTGCAAATGCAACAAGATACAATCGCTGGGTTACGGAAATCCAGTGCCCTTAAGGCGATAGAGCGCTATTACTTAACGCCAAAACTTTAACAAAAAGCCCTTTGGAGATAGTATAAATCCTGATATAATGAAAGTAAGTTTTATTCTTAGGGGTGATAATGATGAAGTGGGCTGAAGTTAGAGAACTTTATCCAAATAAGTTTATTAAATTTGAGGTTCTTGATTATAATACCATTGACAATAAAAGGCATGTTAATGATATAGCTATAATTAAAGTTATTAATGATGGAAAGGAAGCCATGAAAGAATTCTCCCTATGCAAAGAAGGACAGTTTGTTTATAGCACCAAAAATGAGCAAATTGCAATTGAGGTAGTTAAATATATCGGGATTAGAAGGAGTTCTTGAAATGTATCGCTTGCAATTTAAGAATGGTTTACTATATGCAGATATTGTTATTGCTCATCATGGTGAGAAAATTACGATAAATGATGTCATTATTGATACTGGTGCCAGTCATAGTATTATCTTACCTGACTTTTTACATGAACATGATATTGGATTTGACGATAGTGACGAACTGGTTGTTATGTCTGGTATTGGAGGAGTTGAAGTTTCTGCCGTGAGAAAGAAAATTGATACTATATCAATTGGTGATATAACTCTGGAAGGCATGATTGTTGATTTTGGCGTTATTGATCCAAAGGATAGAGTAAACGGCCTGATAGGACTAGATTTCCTGAAATCTGCAAAAGTAATCATTAACGTTGATGAATTGACCCTATATACAAAGTAAGGGTTTCTCCCCCCTCCAATTATTACCATCCATAATATTGTTCAGGTGACTCTTCTTTAGCTTCAACAATTACAGGCTTTATTGGCAGTACCGATTTTTTATCTATGCTCAGAAGCTCAACATCGAATTCCCATCAAATGAAACGGTGTTATTGTTATCCACGTTTTCCCCTCTCTCATCTTTACATCACTGGTATTAGCATGTTTTTTCCCATCGTTATTCCTTGACTAACTGTATATTATTAACTTCGCACCAATCTCGCGCTATTCCGTTTAATGACTTATGCTTAAAAAGCATACTTTTGAGAACCAATCAAACCAATGCTTGCAGTACAAAATATAATAAATTTGGTAAACCTTCATTTTGAAAACCCGTCTAAGAATTAATCATTTCCTTCATCAACTGCACGGCTCGATCGAGTTGCTCATCTCCAGGTAAATCATCCCTGTTTATCACCACAATGTCGGGTTGGATTCCTTTGTTGTGGATATCATTTTTATTTGGAGTCAGATATCGTGCGGTGGTTAGCTTTAACCCAGCCCCGTTGTCCAAGGGAAACAGTGTCTGTACAATGCCCTTGCCAAATGTAGTGGTACCGACTAGAACGCCGGTTTCGGTGTCTCGAATAGCGCCGGCCAGAATCTCGGCGGCGCTGGCGCTATATTCATTTATCAGCACTGCCAGGGGTAACTGCAGGTAACTGTCGTCCGCATTCTTTACATCCTTACCACCGGAACGATAATCTATATACACTATTGGCCCTTTGGGGACAAAATTATCCGCTACCTGAGTAGTAGCAACCAGTTCACCACCGGGATTGTCCCGCAAGTCAAGAATGATTCCACGCATGCCTTGATCCAGCAAACCGGCAAGTGTTTGCAGCATTTCATTTGGAGTTTTCTCAGTGAAATTGGAGATCATGATATAACCGATCCGGGAATCCGACAGCATTTTACTCTCAACAGTTGGAATAATGATTTCTTCCCTGGTAATCTCGAACTGAACAGGCTCATGTCTGCCCTCGCGCAAAACATACAACTCAATCTGCGTCCCTACCGGGCCTCGCATTAATTCGCCAGCAGTTTCCAGGTCTATGCCCCGTACGTCACGGTCATTGATCTTAATAATTCGGTCACTGGCTTGCACGCCGTTAACGTAAGCCGGCGTATCCTCATAAACTTGCATTACGGTAAGTAAGCCGTCTTTAACCCCTACCACTAAGCCCAATCCACCGAAGGAGCCATGAATCTGTTCATCCATCAGTTGCTTAAACGTTTCCGCATCCAGGTAAACCGAATACGGGTCTCCCAACGCATTAACCATACCCCGAATGGTCCCGTCGACCAAAGTAGAGGTATTTATCTCCTCAATGCACTGGGTCCGGATTAAGGTAAACACTTTTATAAAATTGCCCAGTTGATTATAGTCAGTTCCTATTATTCTGACTGCTGCTACTAAAAAAGCAAAAAAAATTAACACCAAAACCGTACCCAAAACCTTTTTCTTGAATCCGTCTCCATGTATACCATGTCCGCCCATCATAAAACAGCCACCTACCAGCAATAATTTGTAAAATTGTATACCATATTACAGAGCCTCAACTACCAATTCACCATCAATGGTTATAGCCCACTTCACAAATTCAGACTATATTTAACATCAAAGAAATTTCAGTTAAAGTATACACTTTATTATCATTTAAACCATGTCTTAGACGGATTCAGGCGGGGTTCCTGTTGCACTCGGCGATCATCGCGCGCGAATAGCGAATCCCGTAGCCACCGGTAAAGCCACCCGGCTTTTACATGACGGCAGGTTGTGACGGTGAACGGCAGCAGCGGCATAATCATCGGATGAGCTTATGTCATATCCTTTAGTATAACAAAATATTCTTTATCCTGGGGTTTTTAACCTGACTAATTTGCGTAAGTCTCCCACTTCTATAAGTGGGAGTACAACGCCAACTAAGTCATGCATTTTGCAGTTCTAAAATTCAGGGGGAGTTGAATCTCCCCCTGAATTATATCAGGTTGGGGTAGTAGATGTATGCTAGGTGTATTAAAGCTCATGGTCGCAATAGAAAATAATAAAAGGTTTCATTTACTAAAGGAAATTTAGGACTGTTTGGAGAAGACTGTTTGGAGAATTAACATATTATCAACCAGTGTCAGCATCCTTGTGAATGCTGGCATTTTATCTTTTAACGGCGAAAAATGTATCATCTAAAAACTAATATCTATAACTGGAAGTTTGTGGAACGAGTAAGGAATTTAATTATTTTGTAAAAGGGGCTATATAGATAGTTGTGATGCTGCTTATTCTAAAGTATAAGTGGCACTAGATCGTGAAATGGAAGTTTTTTCAGCATAATTTTATATTAGGAAGTGAAATTTTAGTGGGCAATCAAAGCGAGGTTCGGAAAAATTTTGGGCAAAGAGCTTCAAACTATAGATTGAGTAATACTCATGGAAATCCGATCGATCTTGAAAGAATGGTTAATCTGTTAAAACCGCAGTCAGACGCAATTGCCTTAGACGTTGCAACCGGAGGAGGGCATACAGCTATTGCTCTAGCCAGTTGTGTCAATAAGGTGGTTGCTATTGATATAACCCCAGAAATGTTGGCAGAGGCGGAAGTGGCATCAAAACAATCCGATATAAACAATATTGTGGTTCAGATAGAAGATGTACATAACTTGAATTTTCCTGATGGCCAATTTGACATTGTTGCCTCAAGATTTGCTGCCCATCATTTTTTCGACGTTAAAAAAGCCGTTCGCGAAATGTGTAGGGTATTAAAGCCAGGAGGGAAACTCTACATACTTGATTGCTCGGTTTTTAATGGGGATGAAACGGAAAAAGAAATTAATCGTATTGAGCTTTTAAGAGACAGTTCACACCAATGTTCTTATTCGCCACGTCAGTGGAACCATATATTAAATAAATTACCATTGACTATACAATATACCTCTCTCTTAAAAGAACAATATAAACTGCCACAGTGGTTTGACAGAATGGGAACAAGCCCAAAAAATCAACAGGAAATCTTTCGAATACTTAATAACCTATCGGAAGATAGTAAAGTCCTTTATCACTTCGGAGATGATTACATAACCACATACCGCTATGAGATTTTAGCAATCAAAGTCTAAAGTGGAAAAAACAGCAAGCCTTCTTTTAGAAAAAAATGCTTGTCGTTCCTAAGGCTGCTTAAAGAATGGAAACATTAAAGCCAGGGCAGAAACCCTGGCTTTGTAATTCAGCTGATACAGCAGCCTTTTATATAGAGAAAAAAGCTACTACTCAATTTCAAACTGTATGTTGACTCCCTAATCCAGACCTGGTGGAACCCTTGCCTGATACCGCCGCCAATAGCATTGCCTCCAGCAGTAAAGCCAGCGAGAAAATGTAGAATCCCGTACTCTCCCTGGGCAATTTCCCAGACTGACCCACCAGCACCGGGCCGAAGAACATACCGAAGCCCCAGAAGAGGTAGTATGCACCGGATATAGTGCCCTTTAGCGAATGTTCGGTCCTGAAACAATGAAACCACCTTCTTTGTTCTGAAATTTGCTTATTTGCGCTGTGGTTATAATCATGGTCAAGGTTTGATCACCAGCCTCCTTTCCCGGCAAAAAGCGCACCTGGTTAGTTACCTTAAACTCTGCTATTCTGTGGCGACACATGTAGAAACTACAGGTAAAGGTTAGCACAAAACAAGCAAAAAGCCGTGCACTAAGCGCACGGCGGATTAATCGATAATACATTATTCATGCCACAGCCGTCATCCTAACATAAAGTACCGGGGGGGAGAAACGCCTACCCGGATGTAGATATTTAATTCTGAGTTAGGATAATTAACGGCATTGGGCACAACCCTCTTGTTTATATTCCAAGGTTAATACTATCAGTTCACCGGTGCAGTTGGAACAGGTGATTATTCCAATACTCGCCATTTAATTCCCTCCTAAAAAAGTTTGTACATACCCAATGCATTCGTCGAAGTCAGTTAACACTGACTTCCAGCGGCAACCTGGGCCGCTGGCGTACAACGCGCGCAGCGCGGCGTACATGACGGGGTTTACAGGGCACCTTGCCGGCTTTAGTTGCAGGAAGATGAATCTTACTGTTGCGTTCCACAAAGTGTTTTTCTGTGCCCATAATGGGAAACCCCTTTCGTTTTCAGGTAACATTATTATACAATACTGATACTGATACTGCTTATAGGGACTTAATTAAGCCACTATCAACTGATAAGCCGGGTGGTTTTTGAATTCATATCTTTGAGAGGCGTTGTTAAGCTCGTTAATCCCCGGGCCCCTTATGCTTTTAATCCGACTGGACCTGAATCCCATCATTTGAATATGATTTTAAGTAATACTAACCTTGTGCGAGGAACTTTTATGAACTATATTGAAATAGTTAATGATGCCATACAATATATTGAGTTTAATTTGCACCGAAAGCTGTGCTTGGAAGAACTGGCGTTTCGGTATTACATTTCTCCTATGCATTTTTATCGAATCTTTCGGGCAGCGACCAATCAAACTGTTAAATCATATATTCTAGGAAGAAAGTTATCTGAAGCAGCCATTGCATTAAGGGCAACTGATCGTAACATCACAGACATTGCTTTTCAATATGGTTTTAATTCCCATGAACAGTTTACGCGGGATTTTAAAAAAATGTTTCGCGTTACCCCGAGCCGCTATAGAAAGGACAATATTCAGGTTTCATTGATGGATAGGTTGGATATTGTTGAACGGGATTTTAAAAATGCAAATAGAGATATTATTATTAACTACTGCTGCCGGGATATAAAAGAAATAAAACTCCTGGGAAAGGAAATGCTTTTCCATCCGGAGATTACCTGTGAATTGGAAGAAGCAATCCGCAAGGGATATGAATTTGAAGAGGAATACTTTATCAAAGGTACTGCCGGAAGGCTGTTTAATGTTATGCGTATTTATATCAGCGATGATCCCCTCGTTTCTTGTTTTTCCGGTATACCCGCGGAAGAGTACATTGGAGACACTTCCAGCTTGGAAGACAGAATTATTCCAGGTTCGAAGTTCGCTGTATTTAGATATCCGGACATTACGGGATTAATCTTTCATACGATACGAGAAGATTTGTATAGATGGCTCTGTGTAACAAATTTAACGTTAAATAATGCAATCGATATTGATATGTTTACATTACGAACTAAAGATTATGAGCGAACTCGAAATCATTTTTTATATGTACCTATACTTTGAATTGATTACTGTAAAAAACCTCAGGATTTTATCCTCCATCTCAGGTATCGTTTTAGATATAACCAGAGAGGGGGTTTTTTTATGAAAGAAAACAAAGAGGATAATATCGGGCAATTAGGCGAGGAAAAAATACCGGCGCTATTATTAAAATTCTCTTTACCTGTGGTTATTG from Desulfoscipio gibsoniae DSM 7213 encodes:
- the tnpA gene encoding IS200/IS605 family transposase; amino-acid sequence: MKNQTWKSTGTAVYNINYHFVWSTKYRKKALTPPIEETLKAVIIDLCEGHGYELITMEVMPDHVHIFLSAPPKIAPAVIAKILKGASARMLFTQRPELKKKLWGGHLWNPSYYVGTAGDMSKETIQRYIETQKEGGEAGAAH
- a CDS encoding RNA-guided endonuclease InsQ/TnpB family protein, whose translation is MLLTEKVVLSPTPKQEQWLWQMSMAATKLYNIALQQRRWHFYRQHGTAQSLSYTYQNSQLVELKKAFPCFKQLYSLVAQEVLRLVNKDYRSFWGRLKNQRLNGDEVTARPPRFKSALKYFTLPYIQSGFELDDEYLVVSGGMESYKTSKGKTKRRQHKERIKIEGYRNLPDNIHSLTISYEKGKYYANLVYEITPAKLGSERPLKVVAFDPGVKTFLTGATDSGCLIEVHSTVNRSTRYFDKEIDLVKSKLDRCKKGSRRWRRLKKALSTLYQRRAGQINGTLHATAKLLANSRHDIISVGNPNKLGMASSDPAKGKGNQRINRAVQNNWPHKKFLGYLGYKTESRGKYTHKADERYSTQTCSNCGNRQKLKPTIRTYKCPKCAMVLGRDDNAAINLLNNLLTSFYRPKVNYRDYRKKKIYSRTLSGQWYVAYKKVG
- a CDS encoding MATE family efflux transporter, coding for MMSSSSLMVVSVNWMLLIFGSEIHIAVFGIINRVMAFAYLPITGIVQGMQPIIGYNYGAKLQGRVTQTFKLGLTYQRL
- a CDS encoding MATE family efflux transporter, which produces MVIPELLMNIFSNDNHVIANGTNALRLIFLLAPIIGFQMVTTGLYQALGKAKTSLMLSMSRQLLFLIPIVLTLPHLYGLKGVWMSFPIADLLALLLALIVLLKDRKVFFPNLSCEGRRR
- a CDS encoding retropepsin-like aspartic protease, which codes for MYRLQFKNGLLYADIVIAHHGEKITINDVIIDTGASHSIILPDFLHEHDIGFDDSDELVVMSGIGGVEVSAVRKKIDTISIGDITLEGMIVDFGVIDPKDRVNGLIGLDFLKSAKVIINVDELTLYTK
- a CDS encoding S41 family peptidase yields the protein MMGGHGIHGDGFKKKVLGTVLVLIFFAFLVAAVRIIGTDYNQLGNFIKVFTLIRTQCIEEINTSTLVDGTIRGMVNALGDPYSVYLDAETFKQLMDEQIHGSFGGLGLVVGVKDGLLTVMQVYEDTPAYVNGVQASDRIIKINDRDVRGIDLETAGELMRGPVGTQIELYVLREGRHEPVQFEITREEIIIPTVESKMLSDSRIGYIMISNFTEKTPNEMLQTLAGLLDQGMRGIILDLRDNPGGELVATTQVADNFVPKGPIVYIDYRSGGKDVKNADDSYLQLPLAVLINEYSASAAEILAGAIRDTETGVLVGTTTFGKGIVQTLFPLDNGAGLKLTTARYLTPNKNDIHNKGIQPDIVVINRDDLPGDEQLDRAVQLMKEMINS
- a CDS encoding class I SAM-dependent methyltransferase, whose product is MGNQSEVRKNFGQRASNYRLSNTHGNPIDLERMVNLLKPQSDAIALDVATGGGHTAIALASCVNKVVAIDITPEMLAEAEVASKQSDINNIVVQIEDVHNLNFPDGQFDIVASRFAAHHFFDVKKAVREMCRVLKPGGKLYILDCSVFNGDETEKEINRIELLRDSSHQCSYSPRQWNHILNKLPLTIQYTSLLKEQYKLPQWFDRMGTSPKNQQEIFRILNNLSEDSKVLYHFGDDYITTYRYEILAIKV
- a CDS encoding helix-turn-helix domain-containing protein; translation: MNYIEIVNDAIQYIEFNLHRKLCLEELAFRYYISPMHFYRIFRAATNQTVKSYILGRKLSEAAIALRATDRNITDIAFQYGFNSHEQFTRDFKKMFRVTPSRYRKDNIQVSLMDRLDIVERDFKNANRDIIINYCCRDIKEIKLLGKEMLFHPEITCELEEAIRKGYEFEEEYFIKGTAGRLFNVMRIYISDDPLVSCFSGIPAEEYIGDTSSLEDRIIPGSKFAVFRYPDITGLIFHTIREDLYRWLCVTNLTLNNAIDIDMFTLRTKDYERTRNHFLYVPIL